One Fontisphaera persica DNA window includes the following coding sequences:
- a CDS encoding protein kinase domain-containing protein, whose product MDKTLRICPVCGAPLPDDAPPGLCPHCRQPPASDPSAGAARPRAGEVFGGYRIRRLLGRGGMGEVFEAEQLDTGRLVALKVMGHTFGSEEDRKRFLREARLAASINHPHVVYVHGGAEVQQTPVIAMELARGGTLSDRLRQSGPLPVTEAVEAMLQVIAGLEAAHAAGVLHRDIKPSNCFVSADGAIKIGDFGLAVNTLARGDSLLTATGTWLGTPAYASPEQLRGEELTVASDIYSVGATLYHLLTARLPFASSDMVRLITEVLDKPPPPPNSLRPDLPEALSRIILRCLAKEPKARFASYGELRDALLPFTRAETEPARPAPRAVAGLVDSLIASLPAMLSHLYWGQSPQDTLLMERTWTAALMWLPLFLWGFGYWVICEGHWGAGLGKALLGLRVVNQRGDVPGLPRAAARTLLFLSPELLPALVALLFLGADEYRIMRQHDWLGWSDTLGAGLFLLLYATLWKRFGYVALLDRFSGTRVIVRPKTQRRPALRPAECLNPAPPPSSPAPLPAFGYFRTLACLWQNEAAGEALYLAEDTVLRRQVWVHVRPDTAPAVSLARRELARPGRLRWLCGGTLPCGLWDAYDAVAGAALTDLGRRPRAWAEVRFWLLDMAVELDACLKELELPPPLALNRLWISRAGTAVWLEFPAPAAAPVEPADAVVWPLDSPHAAQKFLDAMVRRVLEPRHLPMPPPSGKGVRAPAPLHARGFLDSLARAAFDRMEFVLGNLRSLTGRDAVVSRVRRGLSIFLVPAAIVLLSGIILVASSLEYFRWQQAWRAEYGNLPSLRGAVTMYRVAQQAGDFPLPNPPDEALARAFIVGHYASLINNAAFWENRPLASAFTEQDRQLLKEVVNRQPPPEAALVERAKKELSGTVAMFDRATLLTSGLAAAGFLILAPLLWGVLELVSALLAGKARIVDLAGMAVVNNQGDRASRWRLLWRWVVVWFPLILMSSLCLVFFFTVQEALRQPQTLGLVQSLPLLVQLLLLGLAGAALLALAAAIYGVWRPERGLQDRLAGTWIVLK is encoded by the coding sequence ATGGACAAGACCCTCCGCATTTGTCCAGTTTGTGGCGCGCCTTTGCCTGACGACGCCCCGCCGGGGCTGTGCCCCCATTGCCGCCAGCCTCCTGCCAGCGACCCCTCTGCGGGAGCGGCGCGACCACGGGCCGGTGAAGTCTTCGGTGGCTACCGCATCCGCCGCCTGCTGGGCCGAGGGGGGATGGGAGAAGTCTTTGAGGCCGAGCAACTGGACACCGGCCGGCTGGTGGCGCTGAAGGTCATGGGCCATACCTTCGGCTCGGAAGAGGACCGCAAGCGCTTCCTGCGCGAGGCCCGCCTGGCGGCCTCCATCAACCATCCGCATGTCGTTTATGTGCATGGCGGAGCCGAAGTTCAACAAACTCCCGTCATTGCCATGGAGCTGGCCCGCGGGGGCACGCTCAGCGACCGCCTCCGCCAGTCGGGGCCGCTGCCGGTGACGGAGGCGGTGGAGGCGATGTTGCAAGTGATTGCCGGTCTGGAAGCCGCCCATGCCGCCGGCGTGTTGCATCGGGATATCAAACCGTCCAATTGCTTTGTCAGCGCCGATGGCGCAATCAAAATCGGCGATTTTGGCCTGGCCGTGAACACCCTGGCCCGCGGCGATTCCCTGCTTACGGCCACCGGCACCTGGCTGGGCACCCCGGCTTACGCCTCTCCGGAACAATTGCGCGGCGAAGAGCTGACTGTGGCCTCGGATATTTATTCCGTGGGGGCCACCCTCTATCACTTGCTTACGGCGCGGCTGCCCTTTGCAAGCTCGGACATGGTCAGGCTCATCACCGAGGTCCTGGACAAACCGCCGCCGCCACCCAACAGCCTGCGGCCGGATTTGCCCGAAGCCTTGTCCCGCATCATCCTCCGCTGTCTGGCCAAGGAACCCAAAGCCCGGTTTGCCTCCTACGGCGAGCTCCGCGATGCTTTGCTTCCCTTCACCCGCGCCGAAACGGAACCCGCGCGGCCCGCTCCTCGGGCTGTGGCGGGCTTGGTGGATTCCCTCATCGCCTCGCTGCCGGCGATGCTGTCCCATTTATATTGGGGGCAATCCCCGCAAGACACCCTCCTGATGGAGCGCACCTGGACCGCCGCGCTGATGTGGCTGCCGCTCTTTTTATGGGGCTTTGGGTATTGGGTAATTTGCGAAGGCCACTGGGGCGCGGGTCTGGGCAAGGCGTTGCTGGGCCTGCGGGTGGTCAATCAGCGCGGGGACGTCCCCGGCCTGCCGCGGGCCGCCGCCCGGACCTTGTTGTTTTTATCGCCGGAACTGCTGCCCGCCCTGGTGGCCCTGCTGTTTTTGGGCGCGGACGAATACCGCATCATGCGCCAGCATGACTGGCTGGGATGGAGTGACACCCTCGGCGCCGGCTTGTTTCTCCTGTTGTATGCCACCCTCTGGAAACGCTTCGGCTACGTGGCCCTTTTGGACCGCTTCAGCGGCACGCGCGTCATCGTGCGTCCCAAAACCCAGCGCCGCCCCGCCTTGCGGCCGGCTGAGTGCCTGAACCCCGCGCCGCCGCCCTCCAGCCCCGCGCCTTTGCCCGCGTTTGGCTATTTTCGGACGCTCGCCTGCTTGTGGCAGAACGAGGCCGCAGGCGAGGCATTATACCTCGCCGAGGACACCGTCCTGCGCCGGCAGGTCTGGGTGCATGTGCGTCCCGACACCGCCCCCGCCGTCTCCCTGGCCCGCCGCGAGCTGGCGCGGCCCGGCCGTTTGCGCTGGTTGTGCGGCGGCACTCTTCCCTGCGGTCTATGGGATGCCTACGACGCGGTGGCCGGGGCGGCCTTGACGGATTTGGGCCGCCGCCCGCGCGCCTGGGCGGAAGTGCGTTTTTGGCTGCTGGACATGGCCGTCGAATTGGATGCGTGCCTCAAAGAACTGGAATTGCCGCCCCCGCTCGCGTTGAACCGCCTTTGGATTTCCCGCGCTGGCACCGCCGTATGGCTGGAATTTCCTGCCCCCGCGGCAGCGCCGGTGGAACCAGCCGATGCGGTGGTGTGGCCCCTGGACAGTCCCCACGCCGCCCAAAAATTTCTCGATGCCATGGTGCGGCGCGTGCTGGAACCGCGTCATCTGCCCATGCCTCCGCCATCAGGCAAAGGGGTGCGGGCGCCTGCGCCCTTGCATGCGCGGGGTTTCCTGGACAGCCTGGCGCGTGCGGCGTTTGACCGCATGGAATTTGTGCTGGGCAACCTCCGCTCCCTGACCGGCCGGGATGCAGTGGTCAGCCGCGTGCGGCGCGGGCTTTCCATCTTTTTGGTGCCGGCGGCAATCGTGCTCTTGAGCGGCATCATCCTGGTGGCCAGCAGCCTGGAATACTTCCGCTGGCAGCAAGCCTGGCGGGCCGAATATGGCAACCTGCCTTCCCTCCGCGGAGCCGTGACCATGTACCGCGTGGCCCAGCAGGCGGGGGATTTCCCCCTGCCCAATCCTCCGGACGAAGCGCTGGCGCGGGCATTTATTGTGGGGCATTATGCCTCCCTGATTAACAATGCCGCTTTTTGGGAAAACCGCCCGCTCGCCAGCGCGTTCACCGAGCAAGACCGCCAACTGTTAAAAGAAGTCGTCAACCGCCAGCCCCCTCCCGAGGCCGCCCTGGTGGAGCGCGCCAAAAAAGAACTGTCCGGCACGGTGGCCATGTTTGACCGCGCCACCCTCCTGACCAGCGGGCTGGCCGCGGCCGGCTTCCTGATACTTGCCCCGCTGCTCTGGGGCGTGCTGGAGCTGGTTTCTGCTCTCCTGGCCGGCAAGGCCCGGATTGTGGACCTCGCCGGCATGGCCGTGGTGAACAACCAGGGCGACCGCGCCAGCCGCTGGCGGCTGTTATGGCGCTGGGTGGTGGTGTGGTTTCCCCTGATTTTGATGTCGAGTCTGTGCCTCGTGTTTTTCTTCACCGTCCAGGAGGCGTTGCGCCAACCGCAAACCCTCGGACTGGTCCAATCCCTGCCCCTCCTCGTCCAACTGCTGTTGCTGGGGCTGGCCGGCGCAGCGCTGCTGGCTTTGGCCGCCGCCATTTATGGCGTCTGGCGTCCCGAGCGCGGCTTGCAGGACCGCCTGGCCGGCACCTGGATTGTCCTCAAGTGA
- a CDS encoding beta-galactosidase, with amino-acid sequence MKVMTHYFLSALLFASVLAGSASAAAPAAPTPFIALADGQGGISISRQGQDFMRLGLAAWGPNWAWTGLKGGTKAENRVASGMFSCAIGPATLSLKLAAQQTGPDTLQVNYSLSADKDADLTLFIAEVAPAAGIFKGGQLVAEMSGKSRTLSLPLPLGPVGEAVSVLRFRSPAGMEAVLRLEPPIDVDADGAARIVLARKRLAAGGGRDLKLTLTLPAAITWYASPAEIPDLDNMAAWYPWRGTGAGADSVLDMSGWLDKPAGKHGRIVRQGHQLLYQNQPIKLWGLNLCYATCAPEKPLAEKRAALYARYGINSVRLHKFADGPGWAGIQAEDSAAEYDPAGLDRMDYQIAKFKEAGIFVKLSAHFGTVSMGAADRRDVPYLDEFGQPQGRGGRVRAPHSAFFYSPELQRLQIRQMVNLLKHTNTYTGLTYAKDPAMWAVEIINEQSIFFYTSMQPLQKSATLRRQVGERFSDWLRKKYGTHAGLLKAWGEKALDGFQNEGFPAGEHLDQRNILPLGNPWYWDPAQLNGSQAFRRQRLLDTLQFLYELQCEAYDRYVAAVRAAGYDGEILGSNWQAGRAFSHYANLHADYRVGLIDRHNYFGGGQGRSFRSGSMLARAGSGMLSSGLQQVADRPFMLSEWIHVFPNEWGVEGPAIIGAYGMGLQGWDTSYMFQNGDQGTFSRQLGGSEWDVVAPQILGVFPAVARQVLRGDVQEAPPQAVRHVHMPSLFQGKLGFEDSVAQGYDDKELDSAQVPARALAVTRCVVDFTSAWRETPPFDLKPYIQGDVLVSATRQLRWKEGQTPTSGYFTLDTPATKAVVGFAEGQPARLGELTLTPRSRFAALYVTAVERQATLANARRVLVVALARARNTGMKIGPAGNELLNKGTAPILMEPVRAEIQWTGRPIQRVHVLNHDGQRTGKMLPVQAGRFVLNGETEQTPYYEIEF; translated from the coding sequence ATGAAAGTCATGACCCATTATTTCTTGAGCGCCCTGTTATTCGCCAGCGTCCTGGCAGGTTCCGCAAGCGCAGCCGCCCCTGCCGCGCCAACGCCATTCATCGCTCTGGCGGACGGCCAGGGAGGCATCAGCATCAGTCGCCAAGGGCAGGATTTCATGCGCTTGGGATTGGCGGCCTGGGGGCCAAACTGGGCTTGGACGGGCCTCAAGGGAGGCACAAAGGCGGAAAACCGCGTCGCTTCCGGCATGTTTTCCTGTGCCATCGGCCCTGCCACGCTGTCGCTTAAACTGGCAGCGCAGCAAACCGGGCCGGATACCTTGCAGGTGAATTATTCCCTCAGTGCGGACAAGGATGCTGATTTGACCCTCTTCATTGCCGAGGTGGCGCCCGCCGCCGGCATCTTCAAGGGCGGGCAACTGGTGGCGGAAATGTCCGGCAAAAGCCGCACTCTATCCCTGCCGCTGCCCTTGGGGCCGGTGGGCGAAGCTGTCAGCGTCCTCCGCTTTCGCTCGCCAGCCGGCATGGAAGCCGTCCTGCGCCTGGAGCCGCCCATAGATGTGGATGCGGATGGCGCCGCCCGCATCGTGCTGGCCAGAAAGCGGCTGGCAGCCGGGGGCGGCCGGGACTTGAAGCTCACGCTCACCCTGCCTGCCGCCATTACCTGGTATGCCAGTCCGGCGGAAATCCCCGACCTGGACAACATGGCCGCCTGGTATCCGTGGCGCGGCACGGGTGCGGGCGCGGATTCCGTGCTCGACATGAGCGGGTGGCTGGACAAACCGGCGGGGAAGCACGGCCGCATAGTGCGGCAGGGCCATCAACTCCTCTATCAAAATCAGCCCATCAAACTCTGGGGCCTCAACTTGTGTTATGCCACTTGCGCTCCGGAAAAGCCGCTGGCCGAAAAACGCGCCGCGCTCTATGCCCGTTACGGCATCAACAGCGTGCGCCTGCACAAATTCGCCGATGGCCCCGGCTGGGCTGGCATTCAGGCCGAGGACAGCGCGGCGGAGTATGACCCGGCCGGCCTGGACCGCATGGATTATCAAATCGCCAAATTCAAGGAGGCCGGCATATTTGTCAAACTTAGCGCCCACTTTGGCACGGTCAGCATGGGAGCCGCGGACCGCCGGGATGTGCCCTACCTGGACGAATTCGGGCAGCCGCAAGGCCGTGGCGGGCGGGTCCGGGCGCCCCACAGCGCGTTTTTTTACTCACCCGAGCTGCAGCGCCTGCAGATTCGCCAGATGGTCAATCTGCTTAAACACACCAACACCTACACCGGACTCACCTACGCCAAAGACCCGGCGATGTGGGCCGTCGAAATCATCAATGAGCAAAGCATCTTCTTTTACACCTCCATGCAGCCGCTCCAAAAAAGCGCCACCCTGCGCCGGCAGGTGGGGGAAAGGTTTTCTGACTGGCTCCGCAAAAAATACGGCACCCACGCCGGCCTTCTCAAGGCCTGGGGCGAGAAAGCCCTCGATGGTTTCCAAAATGAAGGCTTCCCCGCCGGTGAACACCTGGACCAGCGCAACATCCTCCCGCTGGGCAATCCGTGGTATTGGGACCCGGCGCAGTTGAACGGCAGCCAGGCGTTTCGTCGCCAGCGGCTGCTGGACACCCTCCAATTTTTATACGAATTACAATGCGAGGCGTATGACCGGTATGTGGCCGCCGTGCGCGCTGCGGGTTACGACGGTGAAATCCTCGGCAGCAACTGGCAGGCCGGCCGCGCCTTCAGCCATTACGCCAATTTGCATGCGGATTACCGCGTGGGCCTCATTGACCGGCACAACTACTTCGGCGGCGGGCAGGGCCGCTCCTTTCGCTCCGGCTCCATGCTCGCGCGCGCCGGTTCCGGCATGTTGAGCAGCGGTCTGCAGCAGGTGGCCGACCGCCCCTTCATGCTCTCCGAGTGGATTCATGTTTTCCCGAATGAATGGGGTGTGGAAGGCCCGGCCATTATCGGCGCCTACGGCATGGGCCTGCAGGGCTGGGATACTTCCTACATGTTTCAAAACGGCGACCAGGGCACCTTCAGCCGCCAGTTGGGCGGTAGTGAATGGGACGTGGTGGCGCCGCAAATCCTGGGCGTATTCCCGGCCGTGGCAAGGCAGGTGTTGCGCGGGGATGTGCAGGAGGCTCCCCCGCAGGCCGTCCGCCACGTCCACATGCCCTCCCTATTCCAAGGCAAGCTCGGTTTTGAAGATTCCGTGGCTCAGGGGTATGACGACAAGGAGCTGGACAGCGCCCAGGTGCCCGCTCGCGCGCTGGCCGTCACACGCTGTGTGGTGGACTTCACCTCCGCCTGGCGCGAGACCCCCCCCTTTGATTTGAAACCTTACATCCAGGGCGATGTCCTGGTGTCGGCCACACGGCAATTGCGCTGGAAAGAAGGCCAGACTCCCACCAGCGGATATTTCACACTGGATACCCCCGCCACCAAGGCCGTGGTGGGTTTCGCCGAAGGCCAGCCGGCGCGGCTCGGGGAATTGACCCTGACGCCCCGCTCCAGGTTTGCCGCGCTCTACGTCACCGCCGTGGAGCGCCAGGCCACACTGGCCAACGCCCGGCGGGTGTTGGTGGTGGCGCTGGCCCGCGCGCGCAACACCGGCATGAAAATCGGCCCGGCCGGCAACGAACTCTTAAACAAGGGCACGGCCCCCATTCTCATGGAACCGGTGCGGGCGGAGATTCAATGGACGGGGCGGCCGATTCAACGCGTGCACGTGCTCAATCACGACGGCCAGCGCACGGGCAAAATGCTGCCGGTGCAGGCTGGGCGTTTCGTGCTTAACGGTGAAACCGAGCAAACGCCCTACTACGAAATCGAATTCTAA
- a CDS encoding DUF4914 family protein, with protein sequence MSTAQPTSLPFAMPPELAEILSQCPGYVVASSVEELVELAAPPQGQDWHEVAYDVPGKGRVVEATVCRVRNGISANYPEPYMRRRDPDCMVIGDNKPTNKPTFRERFGCDFAGLRQETFEWLKKQKLAVFAFVAGTEGKGVDAVAVAPANAGFFALGLALLQGILDVSKLGRPFAPRAVIYVAPPFRHTHFEGRQVVVHNRLEHLHEMFSYNLYPGPSAKKGVYGMLLALGEQEGWVAAHCSTVQVITPYDNKITIMHEGASGGGKSEMLEHVHRQRDGTLLLGRNIITGEDRRLVLPRACELRPVTDDMALCHPSLRHERNKDKLALMDAEQAWFVRINHITHYGVDPHLEELTIHPPLPLLFLNVDAVPRSTALIWEHIQDAPGVPCPNPRVILPRSIVPGIVNGPVTVDVRSFGVRTPPCTQENPTYGIFGLFHILPPALAWVWRLVAPRGHANPSIVAQEGMSSEGVGSYWPFATGRRVDQANLLLGQILSTPKVRYILVPNQHIGVWQVGFMPQWIAREYLARRGHFRFSKDQIRPARCPLAGYALTSLVLEGQSIAAIFLRVEKQIEVGPEAYDKGAAILRDFFQKQCREFLEPDLHPLGRQIIQCVLDNGTVEDYERLIPHGTVEDTD encoded by the coding sequence ATGAGCACTGCCCAGCCAACCTCCCTACCGTTCGCCATGCCACCGGAGCTGGCGGAGATTTTGTCGCAGTGTCCGGGATATGTGGTCGCCAGTTCCGTGGAGGAGCTGGTGGAGTTGGCGGCGCCGCCGCAGGGCCAGGACTGGCATGAAGTGGCGTACGATGTGCCCGGCAAGGGGCGCGTGGTGGAAGCCACGGTTTGCCGCGTGCGCAATGGCATCAGCGCCAATTACCCGGAACCTTACATGCGCCGCCGGGACCCTGATTGCATGGTCATTGGAGACAACAAACCCACCAACAAACCCACTTTTCGCGAGCGCTTCGGATGCGACTTCGCCGGCCTGCGCCAGGAAACCTTTGAGTGGTTGAAAAAACAAAAACTGGCGGTGTTCGCCTTTGTGGCCGGAACCGAGGGCAAAGGCGTGGATGCCGTGGCGGTGGCGCCGGCCAACGCCGGTTTTTTTGCGCTGGGCCTGGCATTGCTGCAGGGCATTCTGGATGTGTCGAAGCTGGGCCGACCCTTTGCGCCGCGAGCGGTGATTTACGTGGCCCCGCCCTTCCGGCACACGCACTTTGAAGGCCGGCAGGTGGTGGTGCACAACCGGCTGGAGCATCTGCATGAGATGTTCAGCTACAACCTGTATCCGGGCCCCAGCGCCAAAAAGGGCGTCTATGGCATGTTGCTGGCGCTGGGCGAGCAGGAGGGCTGGGTGGCCGCGCATTGCTCGACGGTGCAGGTCATCACTCCCTACGACAACAAAATCACCATCATGCACGAGGGCGCCAGCGGCGGCGGCAAGAGCGAAATGCTGGAGCACGTTCACCGCCAGCGTGATGGCACTTTGTTGCTGGGCCGGAACATTATCACGGGCGAAGACCGCCGGTTGGTGCTGCCGCGCGCCTGCGAATTGCGGCCGGTCACCGATGACATGGCCTTGTGCCATCCGAGCCTCCGCCACGAGCGCAACAAGGACAAACTGGCGTTGATGGATGCCGAGCAGGCGTGGTTTGTGCGGATTAATCACATCACCCATTACGGGGTGGACCCGCACCTGGAAGAACTGACCATTCATCCGCCGCTTCCCCTGCTCTTTTTGAATGTGGACGCCGTGCCCCGTTCCACCGCCCTGATTTGGGAGCACATTCAGGACGCGCCGGGCGTGCCCTGCCCCAATCCGCGCGTCATCCTGCCGCGTTCCATCGTGCCCGGCATCGTGAACGGGCCGGTGACGGTGGACGTTCGCAGTTTTGGGGTGCGCACTCCACCCTGCACGCAGGAGAATCCCACCTACGGCATCTTCGGTCTGTTTCACATCCTCCCGCCCGCGCTGGCGTGGGTGTGGCGGCTGGTGGCCCCGCGTGGTCATGCCAATCCCAGCATTGTGGCGCAAGAAGGCATGAGCAGCGAAGGGGTGGGCTCCTACTGGCCGTTTGCCACCGGCCGCCGGGTGGACCAGGCCAACTTGTTGCTGGGGCAGATTCTCTCCACTCCCAAGGTCCGCTATATTCTGGTGCCCAATCAACACATTGGCGTCTGGCAGGTGGGCTTCATGCCCCAATGGATTGCCCGGGAATACCTGGCCCGCCGCGGCCATTTCCGGTTCAGCAAGGACCAGATTCGTCCCGCCCGCTGTCCGCTGGCGGGCTATGCCCTTACCTCGCTGGTGTTGGAAGGTCAAAGCATCGCCGCCATTTTCCTGCGCGTCGAAAAACAAATTGAGGTGGGCCCCGAAGCCTACGACAAAGGCGCCGCCATTCTGCGGGACTTTTTCCAAAAGCAATGCCGCGAATTCCTGGAGCCCGACCTGCATCCGCTGGGCCGGCAAATCATTCAATGCGTGCTGGACAACGGCACGGTGGAGGATTACGAGCGGCTGATTCCGCATGGCACGGTGGAGGACACGGATTAA
- a CDS encoding CoA-binding protein, translating into MKSVAVIGASNNRSKYGNKAVRAYQQQGYTVYPVNPHESTIEGLRAYPSIREVPVRPDIVSVYVPPLVLLKLLPEIAAKGCDELWLNPGTESEEVLAEAARLRLNVIQACSILAVGLSPETM; encoded by the coding sequence ATGAAAAGCGTTGCAGTCATTGGGGCGTCGAACAACCGCAGCAAGTACGGTAATAAAGCCGTGCGCGCCTACCAGCAGCAGGGCTACACGGTTTATCCCGTGAATCCGCACGAGTCCACCATCGAGGGGTTGCGCGCTTATCCGAGCATCCGCGAAGTGCCTGTGCGGCCGGACATTGTTTCGGTTTACGTGCCCCCCCTGGTTTTGCTTAAATTACTGCCCGAGATTGCCGCCAAGGGTTGCGACGAATTATGGTTGAATCCGGGCACGGAGTCGGAGGAAGTCCTGGCTGAAGCCGCCCGGTTGAGACTCAATGTAATTCAGGCCTGCAGCATATTGGCTGTGGGGCTTTCCCCCGAAACCATGTAG